One genomic window of Streptomyces sp. NBC_01276 includes the following:
- a CDS encoding MFS transporter: MGGFGRYLAGALAARFASEGMGMGVVLLALERTGSAAHGAFVLTAWMAPHVLAAPLAGAAAARARRPRLFYAGALAGFTAAVAALAALLGRAPVPVVIAVAVLGGSCGPVVTGGLSSLVAGLVPQGPGRDRAYGWDASTYNAASVTAPAAVGLAGAMVSAGPAMGVLAVSAALAAALAASLPYEGPNGSPRGDAYEGPGAGPPGKAPRAGLGAGLATLWRVRELRAITSATTLAFVGVGALTTTSVLLARGLGRPGAGGVLMTAFAVGALAGSLTLGRLTSVAPGRLARWAMAGTGAALGVAAFAPSVALTAAAFAAAGVCDGPLLTATLRIRSEHAPGAVRAQVFTLGAGLKVTAASSGAALVGLAAGAPPWTLLLGIAVLQLAAAALHLLVSARGRVARVPATGRPAASATAPAGRRTPGGP, translated from the coding sequence GTGGGCGGGTTCGGGCGGTATCTGGCAGGGGCACTCGCCGCTCGCTTCGCCTCCGAGGGCATGGGCATGGGCGTGGTGCTGCTGGCCCTGGAGCGGACGGGGAGCGCCGCGCACGGGGCGTTCGTACTGACGGCCTGGATGGCCCCGCACGTGCTGGCCGCGCCGCTGGCGGGCGCCGCCGCGGCGCGGGCGCGCCGGCCCCGGCTGTTCTACGCGGGCGCGCTGGCCGGTTTCACGGCCGCCGTGGCGGCCCTGGCGGCGCTGCTGGGCCGGGCCCCGGTGCCGGTGGTGATCGCGGTGGCGGTACTGGGCGGTTCCTGCGGGCCGGTGGTGACGGGCGGGCTGTCGAGCCTGGTGGCGGGGCTGGTCCCGCAGGGCCCGGGGCGCGACCGGGCGTACGGCTGGGACGCCTCCACGTACAACGCGGCCTCGGTCACGGCCCCGGCGGCGGTCGGCCTGGCCGGGGCGATGGTCTCGGCGGGGCCCGCGATGGGGGTGCTGGCGGTCTCCGCGGCACTGGCGGCGGCCCTGGCCGCGTCCCTGCCGTACGAGGGGCCGAACGGGAGCCCCCGGGGGGACGCGTACGAGGGTCCGGGCGCGGGCCCGCCGGGCAAGGCGCCCAGGGCCGGTCTGGGCGCGGGGCTGGCCACGCTGTGGCGGGTCCGGGAGCTGCGGGCGATCACCTCGGCGACGACACTGGCCTTCGTCGGTGTCGGGGCGCTGACCACCACCTCGGTGCTGCTGGCCCGCGGGCTCGGCCGGCCCGGCGCGGGCGGGGTGTTGATGACGGCCTTCGCGGTGGGTGCGCTGGCCGGGTCGCTGACGTTGGGCCGGCTGACGTCGGTGGCGCCGGGCCGGCTGGCCCGCTGGGCCATGGCGGGGACGGGGGCCGCTCTCGGGGTGGCGGCGTTCGCGCCGTCGGTCGCGCTGACGGCGGCCGCGTTCGCGGCGGCGGGGGTGTGCGACGGGCCGCTTCTGACGGCCACGCTGCGGATCCGCTCGGAGCACGCCCCGGGCGCGGTGCGGGCCCAGGTGTTCACCCTGGGGGCGGGGCTGAAGGTGACGGCGGCTTCGTCGGGTGCCGCCCTGGTCGGGCTGGCCGCCGGTGCGCCTCCGTGGACGCTGCTGCTCGGGATCGCCGTGCTGCAGCTCGCGGCCGCCGCACTGCACCTGCTGGTGTCGGCGCGCGGGCGGGTGGCACGGGTCCCGGCTACAGGGCGGCCGGCAGCTTCCGCCACAGCTCCTGCCGGTCGGCGGACTCCCGGAGGGCCTTGA
- a CDS encoding lysophospholipid acyltransferase family protein: protein MAELVYPPVIGAAHTLFRALDIRIDMKGTENIPRKGGAVLVSNHIGYLDFIFAGLTARPQKRLVRFMAKESVFRHKVSGPLMRAMKHIPVDRKQGEDAYQRALDSLRSGEIIGVFPEATISQSFTLKSFKSGAARMAQEAGVPLIPVALWGTQRLWTKGRPKDLKRSHIPVTMRVGEPLEAPADQYAGAITRRLRERVQELLDAAQAAYPAKPKGPEDSWWLPAHLGGTAPTAAQVKEAG, encoded by the coding sequence ATGGCTGAGCTCGTCTACCCCCCAGTGATCGGCGCCGCGCACACCCTCTTCCGTGCGCTGGACATCCGCATCGACATGAAGGGCACCGAGAACATCCCGCGCAAGGGTGGGGCGGTCCTGGTGTCGAACCACATCGGGTACCTCGACTTCATCTTCGCGGGCCTGACCGCGCGGCCGCAGAAGCGCCTGGTCCGCTTCATGGCCAAGGAGTCGGTGTTCCGGCACAAGGTGTCCGGCCCCCTGATGCGCGCGATGAAGCACATCCCGGTGGACCGCAAGCAGGGTGAGGACGCCTACCAGCGCGCGCTGGACTCGCTGCGCTCCGGCGAGATCATCGGGGTGTTCCCGGAGGCGACGATCTCCCAGTCCTTCACCCTCAAGAGCTTCAAGTCCGGTGCCGCGCGCATGGCGCAGGAGGCCGGTGTCCCGCTGATCCCGGTCGCGCTGTGGGGTACCCAGCGGCTGTGGACCAAGGGCCGGCCCAAGGACCTCAAGCGCAGCCACATCCCGGTGACGATGCGCGTCGGCGAGCCCCTGGAGGCCCCGGCCGACCAGTACGCGGGCGCCATCACGCGCCGTCTGCGCGAGCGCGTGCAGGAGCTGCTGGACGCCGCGCAGGCCGCCTACCCGGCCAAGCCCAAGGGTCCCGAGGACTCCTGGTGGCTGCCCGCGCACCTCGGCGGCACGGCCCCGACGGCGGCGCAGGTCAAGGAAGCCGGCTGA
- a CDS encoding thioredoxin family protein: protein MQGREQGGRGAGGQGPLGAAELGEEPGERASLVQFSSAFCQPCRATRRILSEVAAMVDGVAHIEIDAERNLPLVRALGIEKTPTVLVLDSAGRIVRRAAGMPRKADVIAALGAAV, encoded by the coding sequence GTGCAGGGGCGCGAACAGGGTGGTCGGGGCGCGGGCGGACAGGGCCCGCTGGGCGCCGCCGAGCTGGGGGAGGAGCCGGGGGAGCGGGCGAGTCTGGTCCAGTTCTCCAGCGCCTTCTGCCAGCCCTGCCGGGCCACCCGGCGGATCCTCTCCGAGGTCGCCGCCATGGTCGACGGGGTCGCGCACATCGAGATCGACGCCGAGCGCAACCTCCCCCTGGTGCGGGCCCTCGGCATCGAGAAGACCCCGACCGTGCTCGTCCTGGACTCCGCCGGGCGGATCGTCCGGCGTGCGGCGGGGATGCCGCGCAAGGCGGACGTGATCGCGGCCCTGGGGGCCGCGGTATGA
- a CDS encoding flavin reductase family protein: MPAAEGSLPMTAPTLPTASYAPFAPDASDATGGADRAAPAGALDGSPGPRGGPARPGSPELLRSVFRRHAAGVAVITAESGGRPAGFTATSLNSVSAEPPLLSFTIGTGSSSWPAVRDCEYIGVHILGEHQRELAGLFARSGADRFGPGTGWAAGPHGVPLLDGVLAWLVCRVVARVPAGEHRVIIAEAVAGDPAGEGRPLLYHQGRFNALRD; the protein is encoded by the coding sequence ATCCCCGCGGCAGAAGGAAGTCTTCCCATGACGGCCCCGACGCTCCCGACGGCCTCGTACGCACCTTTCGCCCCTGACGCCTCCGACGCCACCGGCGGTGCGGACCGGGCGGCCCCCGCCGGGGCCCTCGACGGGTCCCCCGGCCCCCGGGGCGGCCCGGCCCGGCCCGGATCGCCGGAGCTGCTGCGCTCGGTCTTCCGCCGCCACGCCGCCGGTGTCGCCGTGATCACCGCGGAGTCCGGCGGCCGGCCCGCCGGATTCACCGCGACCTCGCTGAACTCCGTCTCGGCGGAACCCCCGCTGCTCTCGTTCACCATCGGCACCGGCTCCTCCAGCTGGCCCGCCGTACGGGACTGCGAGTACATCGGCGTCCACATACTCGGTGAGCACCAGCGGGAGCTGGCCGGCCTCTTCGCGCGCAGCGGGGCGGACCGCTTCGGCCCGGGCACCGGCTGGGCCGCGGGGCCGCACGGCGTGCCGCTGCTCGACGGGGTGCTGGCGTGGCTGGTGTGCCGGGTGGTGGCCAGGGTGCCAGCCGGTGAGCATCGTGTGATCATCGCGGAAGCGGTGGCCGGGGACCCGGCGGGCGAGGGCCGGCCGCTGCTGTACCACCAGGGACGCTTCAACGCGTTGCGCGACTGA
- a CDS encoding electron transfer flavoprotein subunit beta/FixA family protein has product MSLRIVVCVKYVPDATGDRHFADDLTVDRDDVDGLLSELDEYAVEQALQIADEADDAEITVLTVGPEDAKDALRKALSMGADKAIHVEDDDLHGSDVMGTSLVLAKAIEKAGYDLVITGMASTDGTMGVLPAILAERLGVPQVTLLSEVKVEDGTVTGRRDGDSASEQLEASLPAVVSVTDQSGEARYPSFKGIMAAKKKPVESWDLDELDIEAEEVGLEGSWTAVDSAAQRPARTAGTIVKDEGEGGKQLAEFLAGQKFI; this is encoded by the coding sequence GTGAGCCTGAGGATCGTTGTCTGTGTGAAGTACGTGCCCGACGCCACCGGTGACCGGCACTTCGCCGATGACCTGACCGTGGACCGCGACGACGTCGACGGCCTGCTGTCGGAGCTCGACGAGTACGCCGTCGAGCAGGCGCTGCAGATCGCCGACGAGGCGGACGACGCCGAGATCACCGTTCTGACGGTGGGCCCCGAGGACGCCAAGGACGCGCTGCGCAAGGCGCTGTCGATGGGCGCCGACAAGGCCATCCACGTCGAGGACGACGACCTGCACGGCAGCGACGTCATGGGCACCTCCCTGGTGCTCGCCAAGGCGATCGAGAAGGCCGGCTACGACCTGGTCATCACCGGCATGGCGTCGACGGACGGCACCATGGGTGTCCTCCCGGCGATCCTGGCCGAGCGCCTGGGCGTCCCGCAGGTCACGCTGCTCTCCGAGGTCAAGGTCGAGGACGGCACCGTGACCGGCCGTCGCGACGGTGACTCCGCGAGCGAGCAGCTCGAGGCCTCCCTCCCCGCCGTCGTCTCCGTGACCGACCAGTCCGGTGAGGCCCGCTACCCGTCCTTCAAGGGCATCATGGCCGCCAAGAAGAAGCCGGTGGAGTCCTGGGACCTGGACGAGCTGGACATCGAGGCCGAAGAGGTCGGTCTCGAAGGCTCCTGGACCGCGGTCGACTCCGCGGCGCAGCGTCCGGCCCGCACCGCCGGCACGATCGTCAAGGACGAGGGCGAGGGCGGCAAGCAGCTGGCCGAGTTCCTGGCCGGCCAGAAGTTCATCTAA
- a CDS encoding electron transfer flavoprotein subunit alpha/FixB family protein encodes MAEVLVYVDHVDGAVRKPTLELLTLARRIGEPVAVALGAGAEATAAVLAEHGAVKVLTADAPEFTEYLVVPKVDALQAAYDAVSPAAVLVPSSAEGKEIAARLAVRIGSGIITDAIDLEAGDEGPVATQAAFAASFTTKSRVSKGTPVITVKPNSAPVEAAPAAGAVEALAVTFGALATGTKVTSRTPRESTGRPELTEAAIVVSGGRGVNGAENFHIIEDLADSLGAAVGASRAAVDAGWYPHSNQVGQTGKSVSPQLYIASGISGAIQHRAGMQTSKTIVAINKDAEAPIFDLVDYGVVGDLFEVVPQLTGEIKARKG; translated from the coding sequence ATGGCTGAAGTTCTCGTCTACGTCGACCACGTGGACGGCGCCGTCCGCAAGCCCACCCTCGAGCTGCTGACGCTGGCCCGCCGCATCGGCGAGCCCGTCGCCGTCGCCCTCGGCGCCGGTGCCGAGGCCACCGCCGCCGTGCTCGCCGAGCACGGTGCGGTCAAGGTCCTCACCGCCGACGCCCCCGAGTTCACCGAGTACCTCGTCGTACCGAAGGTGGACGCGCTCCAGGCCGCGTACGACGCCGTCTCCCCGGCCGCCGTGCTCGTCCCGTCCTCCGCCGAGGGCAAGGAGATCGCCGCCCGCCTCGCCGTGCGCATCGGCTCGGGCATCATCACGGACGCCATCGACCTGGAGGCCGGTGACGAGGGTCCGGTCGCGACGCAGGCCGCCTTCGCCGCGTCGTTCACCACCAAGTCCCGCGTCTCCAAGGGCACCCCGGTCATCACCGTGAAGCCGAACTCGGCCCCGGTCGAGGCCGCTCCGGCCGCCGGCGCCGTCGAGGCGCTCGCCGTCACCTTCGGCGCCCTGGCCACCGGCACCAAGGTCACCTCGCGCACCCCGCGCGAGTCGACCGGCCGTCCGGAGCTGACCGAGGCCGCGATCGTCGTCTCCGGCGGCCGTGGCGTCAACGGCGCGGAGAACTTCCACATCATCGAGGACCTCGCGGACTCCCTCGGTGCGGCGGTCGGCGCCTCCCGCGCCGCCGTGGACGCCGGCTGGTACCCGCACTCCAACCAGGTCGGCCAGACCGGCAAGTCGGTCTCCCCGCAGCTGTACATCGCCTCCGGCATCTCCGGCGCGATCCAGCACCGCGCCGGCATGCAGACCTCGAAGACCATCGTGGCCATCAACAAGGACGCCGAGGCCCCGATCTTCGACCTGGTCGACTACGGCGTGGTCGGCGACCTCTTCGAGGTCGTCCCGCAGCTGACCGGCGAGATCAAGGCGCGCAAGGGCTAA
- a CDS encoding aldolase, giving the protein MGQQEKVATSLAGAVSEGISASLAPVDAELARHYPGDPGTRQPIHTVYVPGDVFAADTIRSWGDQALAALGEHAPDAATFAKVLGISDELAVPVYDRVRAKLASEPIEDLRVDFEDGFGVRSDEEEDQAAARAARLVSEAFANGTNAPYMGIRMKCMESNVRDRGIRTTDVFLSGLLEHGGLPEGLVLTLPKVTYAEQVSAFVKLLEAFETSRGLRPGRIGFEIQIETSQSILASDGTATVARMIEAAKGRATGLHYGTFDYSACVGVSAAYQASDHPAADHAKAIMQVAAAGTGVRVSDGSTNVLPIGTTDKVHEAWKLHYGLTRRALARAYYQGWDMHPGHLPTRYAAVFTFYREGLEAAAARLKAYVAKIEGDVMDEPATAKALAGYLVRGLDCGAVGADEVTALTGLTRAELDAFAIPRRSATLTATA; this is encoded by the coding sequence ATGGGTCAGCAGGAGAAGGTGGCGACGAGCCTCGCAGGCGCGGTCAGCGAGGGCATCAGCGCCTCCCTGGCGCCGGTGGACGCGGAACTCGCGCGTCACTACCCGGGCGACCCCGGCACCCGTCAGCCCATCCACACCGTCTACGTGCCCGGTGACGTCTTCGCCGCCGACACCATCCGCTCCTGGGGCGACCAGGCCCTGGCGGCCCTCGGCGAGCACGCCCCGGACGCCGCCACCTTCGCCAAGGTGCTCGGCATCTCCGACGAACTGGCCGTTCCCGTCTACGACCGCGTCCGCGCCAAGCTCGCCTCCGAGCCCATCGAGGACCTCCGCGTGGACTTCGAGGACGGCTTCGGCGTCCGCTCCGACGAGGAGGAGGACCAGGCCGCGGCGCGCGCCGCCCGCCTCGTCTCGGAGGCCTTCGCCAACGGCACCAACGCCCCGTACATGGGCATCCGCATGAAGTGCATGGAGTCCAACGTCCGCGACCGCGGCATCCGCACCACGGACGTCTTCCTCTCCGGCCTCCTGGAGCACGGCGGCCTCCCCGAGGGCCTCGTGCTGACCCTCCCCAAGGTCACCTACGCCGAGCAGGTCAGCGCCTTCGTCAAGCTGCTGGAGGCCTTCGAGACCAGCCGCGGCCTGCGCCCCGGCCGGATCGGCTTCGAGATCCAGATCGAGACCAGCCAGTCCATCCTGGCCTCGGACGGCACCGCCACCGTCGCCCGGATGATCGAGGCCGCCAAGGGCCGCGCAACCGGCCTGCACTACGGCACCTTCGACTACAGCGCCTGCGTCGGTGTCTCGGCCGCGTACCAGGCCAGCGACCACCCGGCGGCCGACCACGCCAAGGCGATCATGCAGGTCGCGGCCGCCGGCACCGGCGTACGCGTGTCCGACGGCTCGACGAACGTCCTGCCGATCGGCACCACCGACAAGGTCCACGAGGCCTGGAAGCTCCACTACGGCCTCACCCGCCGCGCCCTGGCCCGCGCCTACTACCAGGGCTGGGACATGCACCCCGGCCACCTCCCGACCCGCTACGCCGCGGTGTTCACGTTCTACCGCGAGGGCCTGGAAGCCGCGGCGGCGCGCCTCAAGGCGTACGTGGCCAAGATCGAGGGCGACGTGATGGACGAGCCCGCCACCGCGAAGGCCCTGGCCGGCTACCTGGTCCGCGGCCTGGACTGCGGCGCGGTCGGCGCCGACGAGGTCACCGCCCTGACGGGCCTGACCCGCGCCGAACTCGACGCCTTCGCCATCCCCCGCCGCTCGGCCACCCTGACGGCGACCGCCTGA
- a CDS encoding LacI family DNA-binding transcriptional regulator, with product MKDVAARAGVGLKTVSRVVNGEPGVTPDTEQRVREAIEALGFRRNDSARVLRKGRTATVGLVLEDLADPFYGPLNRAVEEVARTHGALLINGSSAEDPDREKELALALCARRVDGLIVIPAGEDHRYLEPEIRAGVATVFVDRPAGRIEADVVLSDNFGGALGGVAHLIAGGHRRIGFIGDNPRIHTATERLRGYREAMGRAGLPVAEAWVSLGATAPGRVTAATRSMLEGPDAVTAVFAGNNRVTVTVVRVLAERPRPVALVGFDDFELADLLRPGVTVVAQDAAALGRVATDRLFQRLAGATLPPSRFELPTRLIPRGSGELPPVY from the coding sequence ATGAAGGACGTGGCGGCCCGGGCGGGCGTGGGCCTGAAGACGGTCTCACGGGTCGTCAACGGCGAGCCGGGGGTCACCCCCGACACGGAGCAGCGGGTCCGGGAGGCCATCGAGGCCCTCGGCTTCCGCCGCAACGACAGCGCGCGCGTGCTGCGCAAGGGCCGCACCGCGACCGTGGGCCTGGTCCTGGAGGACCTCGCCGACCCCTTCTACGGTCCCCTCAACCGGGCCGTGGAGGAGGTGGCCCGGACGCACGGCGCCCTGCTCATCAACGGCTCCAGCGCCGAGGACCCGGACCGCGAGAAGGAGTTGGCGCTCGCGCTGTGCGCCCGCCGCGTGGACGGGCTGATCGTGATCCCGGCCGGGGAGGACCACCGCTACCTGGAGCCCGAGATCCGCGCGGGCGTGGCCACGGTGTTCGTGGACCGTCCGGCCGGCCGGATCGAGGCGGACGTCGTCCTCTCCGACAACTTCGGCGGCGCCCTGGGCGGGGTGGCCCACCTGATCGCCGGCGGGCACCGGCGGATCGGGTTCATCGGCGACAACCCCCGCATCCACACCGCCACGGAACGTCTGCGCGGCTACCGCGAGGCCATGGGCCGGGCGGGCCTGCCGGTGGCCGAGGCGTGGGTGTCGCTCGGCGCGACGGCCCCCGGCCGGGTGACGGCGGCGACCCGGTCGATGCTGGAGGGACCCGATGCGGTGACGGCGGTCTTCGCGGGCAACAACCGGGTGACCGTGACGGTGGTCCGCGTCCTGGCCGAGCGCCCGCGCCCGGTGGCGCTGGTCGGCTTCGACGACTTCGAGCTGGCCGACCTGCTGCGCCCGGGCGTCACGGTGGTGGCCCAGGACGCGGCGGCCCTGGGCCGGGTGGCCACCGACCGGCTCTTCCAGCGGCTGGCCGGCGCCACCCTGCCCCCGTCCCGCTTCGAACTCCCCACCCGCCTGATCCCCCGCGGCTCGGGCGAACTCCCACCGGTCTACTGA
- a CDS encoding NUDIX domain-containing protein — MIVWINGTFGAGKTSTARELAGLLPDGTLYDPEVVGDALRRLLPHKRLAEVCDYQDLPSWRRLVVDAAAAMLAELGGVLVVPMTLLRQEYRDEIFGGLAARRIPVRHVLLAPAETILRERIARRQEAEPEPADPRDKTWAYDHIPVYRQALGWLTADAHVIDNGPLTVRETAERIAEAVRSDAAGICDIVQTPEPTRETVAAGVLLFDDQDRVLLVDPTYKPGWEFPGGVVEAGEAPACGGVREVEEELGLTLDRVPGLLVVDWEPPRSPAYGGLRLLFDGGRLTEADTARLRLPGPELRAWRFVTETEAAGLLPPQRYERLRWALRARERGHPLYLEAGRPTP, encoded by the coding sequence GTGATTGTCTGGATCAACGGCACGTTCGGTGCCGGGAAGACCAGCACGGCGCGCGAACTGGCCGGGCTCCTGCCCGACGGCACCCTGTACGACCCGGAGGTCGTGGGCGACGCGCTGCGTCGGCTCCTGCCGCACAAACGCCTGGCCGAGGTCTGCGACTACCAGGACCTGCCGAGCTGGCGACGGCTCGTCGTGGACGCGGCCGCGGCGATGCTCGCGGAGCTGGGCGGGGTGCTGGTGGTGCCGATGACACTGCTGCGCCAGGAGTACCGCGACGAGATCTTCGGTGGCCTGGCCGCGCGCCGGATACCGGTGCGACACGTGCTCCTGGCCCCGGCGGAAACGATCCTGCGGGAGCGCATCGCGCGGCGTCAGGAGGCGGAGCCCGAACCGGCGGACCCCCGGGACAAGACCTGGGCGTACGACCACATCCCGGTGTACCGGCAGGCGCTGGGCTGGCTCACCGCCGACGCGCACGTCATCGACAACGGCCCGCTGACGGTACGGGAGACCGCCGAGCGGATCGCCGAGGCCGTCCGCAGCGACGCGGCGGGGATCTGCGACATCGTGCAGACCCCGGAGCCGACGCGGGAGACGGTGGCCGCGGGGGTGCTGCTCTTCGACGACCAGGACCGGGTGCTCCTGGTGGATCCGACGTACAAGCCGGGCTGGGAGTTCCCCGGCGGCGTGGTCGAGGCGGGAGAGGCGCCGGCGTGCGGGGGCGTACGGGAGGTCGAGGAGGAGCTGGGCCTGACGCTGGACCGGGTCCCGGGGCTGCTCGTGGTCGACTGGGAGCCGCCCCGCTCACCCGCCTACGGTGGCCTGCGGCTGCTGTTCGACGGCGGCCGGCTGACGGAGGCGGACACGGCGCGCCTGCGGCTGCCGGGACCGGAGCTGCGCGCTTGGCGGTTCGTCACCGAGACCGAGGCCGCCGGGCTGTTGCCTCCGCAGCGCTACGAGCGGCTGCGCTGGGCCCTGCGCGCCCGCGAGCGGGGCCACCCGCTGTACCTGGAAGCGGGCCGCCCGACACCGTGA
- a CDS encoding MFS transporter: MKPEPPRHAARWALAGLGLSMLLSSLGAGIANVALPALAQAFDASFQAVQWIVLAYLLAVTTLIVSVGRLGDLIGRRRLLLAGILLFTGASVLCGVAPGLWLLIAARAAQGLGAAVMMALTMAFVGETVPEEATGRAMGLLGTTSAIGTALGPSLGGVLLAGPGWRAVFLVNVPLGVLTFLLARRHLPADRRESRAGRARFDRLGTLLLAATLGAYALALTRGGGSFGPLTLLLLAGAGCGAVVFVRVEARAASPLIRPAAFRDPVLSTSLAMSALVSTVMMSTLVVGPFYLSRTLGLGTALVGLVLSAGPLVAATAGVPAGRLVDRFGARRTTFAGLITMAAGAGLLSLLPARLGIPGYVGPLAVVTLGYAVFQTANNTAVMAEVHPDRRGVVSGLLNLSRNLGLVTGASVMGAVFALASSAADVSTAGPEAVATGTRTTFAVATALITTALALAAYGRSLAGRRAAGVPDGAGLTG; encoded by the coding sequence ATGAAGCCGGAGCCGCCACGGCACGCGGCGCGGTGGGCACTCGCGGGCCTCGGCCTGTCCATGCTGCTGTCCTCGCTCGGCGCCGGCATCGCCAACGTCGCCCTACCGGCCCTCGCGCAGGCGTTCGACGCCTCCTTCCAGGCGGTGCAGTGGATCGTCCTCGCATACCTGCTCGCCGTCACCACCCTGATCGTCAGCGTCGGACGGCTCGGTGACCTCATCGGGCGGCGGCGGCTGTTGCTGGCGGGCATCCTGCTGTTCACCGGGGCCTCGGTCCTGTGCGGGGTCGCGCCCGGCCTGTGGCTGCTGATCGCCGCCCGGGCGGCGCAGGGCCTGGGAGCGGCCGTCATGATGGCCCTGACCATGGCCTTCGTCGGCGAGACGGTCCCCGAGGAGGCCACCGGCCGGGCCATGGGGCTGCTCGGCACCACCTCGGCGATCGGCACCGCCCTGGGCCCGTCGCTGGGCGGAGTGCTGCTCGCCGGACCCGGCTGGCGGGCGGTCTTCCTCGTCAACGTGCCGCTCGGCGTCCTCACGTTCCTCCTGGCGCGGCGGCACCTGCCCGCCGACCGTCGCGAGTCCCGGGCGGGGCGGGCCCGCTTCGACCGGCTGGGCACCCTGCTGCTGGCGGCGACCCTGGGCGCGTACGCGCTCGCCCTGACCCGGGGCGGCGGCTCCTTCGGCCCGCTCACGCTCCTCCTGCTGGCGGGCGCCGGCTGCGGGGCCGTGGTCTTCGTACGCGTCGAGGCGCGGGCGGCCTCGCCGCTGATCCGGCCGGCGGCGTTCCGCGATCCGGTGCTGAGCACGAGCCTCGCCATGAGCGCGCTCGTCTCCACGGTGATGATGTCGACGCTGGTGGTCGGCCCGTTCTACCTCTCGCGCACGCTCGGGCTCGGCACGGCGCTCGTCGGACTCGTCCTGTCGGCGGGGCCGTTGGTCGCCGCGACGGCCGGTGTGCCGGCCGGCCGCCTCGTGGACCGGTTCGGCGCGCGGCGGACGACGTTCGCCGGGCTCATCACCATGGCGGCCGGCGCCGGCCTCCTGTCGTTGCTGCCCGCCCGGTTGGGCATACCCGGCTACGTGGGCCCGCTCGCGGTCGTCACCCTCGGCTACGCGGTGTTCCAGACGGCCAACAACACCGCCGTCATGGCGGAGGTCCACCCGGACCGGCGGGGCGTCGTCTCCGGCCTGCTCAACCTGTCGCGCAACCTCGGGCTCGTCACCGGAGCCTCGGTCATGGGCGCCGTGTTCGCCCTCGCCTCGTCGGCGGCGGACGTCTCGACGGCGGGCCCGGAAGCCGTCGCCACCGGAACGCGGACCACCTTCGCGGTCGCCACCGCCCTGATCACGACCGCCCTCGCCCTCGCCGCGTACGGCCGCTCCCTCGCCGGCCGACGGGCCGCGGGCGTGCCGGACGGAGCGGGCCTGACCGGGTGA
- a CDS encoding trans-aconitate 2-methyltransferase: MNAPKDPGQHHDHPGHAPGHAHRHGGSHTQGHTHGHTHNTVADDLDWELLATHLETGGELHLPAHRSTAARLRELVGPDRQVRRVLDIGSGPGVMTCVFAEAFPDAEVVAVDGTPALLDRALARAERLGLAGRVSVRHARLPEGLADDALGTADLVWSSKAVHHLGDQQGALDALVRVLRPGGMLAVAEGGLPMRFLPRDLGFGRPGLQTRLDALQEDRYQAMRAGLPGSVPVVEDWPAMLRRAGLTGTRAFTTLLDLPAPLGEPGRYFLHSQLTRLRDASDGSLDAPDMETLDRLLDPAAPEGLRRRPDVFLLSAATVFAGTRPAR, translated from the coding sequence ATGAACGCACCGAAGGATCCCGGACAGCACCACGACCACCCCGGCCACGCCCCGGGCCACGCCCACCGGCACGGCGGCTCCCACACCCAGGGCCACACCCACGGCCACACCCACAACACCGTCGCCGACGACCTCGACTGGGAGCTCCTGGCCACCCACCTGGAGACCGGTGGCGAGCTGCACCTCCCGGCCCACCGCAGCACCGCGGCCCGCCTGCGCGAACTCGTCGGTCCCGACCGTCAGGTCCGGCGCGTCCTCGACATCGGCAGCGGGCCCGGCGTCATGACCTGCGTGTTCGCCGAGGCCTTCCCGGACGCCGAGGTCGTGGCCGTCGACGGCACGCCCGCGCTGCTCGACCGCGCCCTGGCGCGCGCCGAGCGCCTCGGCCTCGCCGGCCGGGTGAGCGTCCGCCACGCCCGGCTGCCCGAGGGCCTGGCCGACGACGCCCTCGGCACGGCGGACCTGGTCTGGAGCAGCAAGGCCGTGCACCACCTCGGCGACCAACAGGGCGCCCTGGACGCCCTGGTCCGCGTGCTGCGCCCCGGCGGGATGCTCGCCGTGGCCGAGGGCGGCCTGCCGATGCGCTTCCTCCCCCGCGACCTCGGCTTCGGCAGGCCGGGGCTGCAGACCCGGCTCGACGCCCTGCAGGAGGACCGGTACCAGGCCATGCGGGCCGGTCTGCCCGGCAGCGTCCCCGTGGTCGAGGACTGGCCGGCGATGCTCCGCCGCGCCGGGCTGACCGGCACGAGGGCCTTCACCACCCTGCTCGACCTGCCCGCCCCCCTGGGCGAGCCGGGCCGGTACTTCCTGCACTCCCAGCTGACGCGGCTGCGGGACGCGTCGGACGGTTCCCTGGACGCTCCGGACATGGAGACCCTCGACCGCCTGCTCGACCCGGCCGCGCCGGAGGGCCTCCGGCGGCGCCCCGACGTCTTCCTGTTGTCGGCCGCCACGGTCTTCGCCGGAACGCGTCCGGCCCGATGA